GGTCCGTGTGCATCCGATAGGCCACCATCAGCGTCACGTCCGCGGCGGCCTCGGCCATCGCCTCGGCGCGCTCGACGCTGGCTTCCATCGGCTTCTCACAGAGCACGTCCTTGCCGTAGCTCGCCGCGGCCTCGACGTAGGGCAGGTGCAGCGCGTTCGGCGTCGCGACGTAGACCGCGTCGTACTGGGCCGTGCCGGCACCGTCGGTGAACTCGTCGTAGGTCAGCGCCGTCTCGACGCCGTCGAACTCCTCGGCGAAGGACTCTGCCTTTTCCGCCGAGGAACTGACGACGGTCGTCGTCTCGCAGTGCTCGGACTGCTGGGTCGCGGGGACGGCGTAGTCACGCGTCCACCACCCCAGACCGACCATCGCGAAGCGGACGGTCCCGCTCACGTCGGTCTCCCAGTCGCGTCGCATGAAGTCGTCGAAATACTCGGCGAATGCCATGCGAGTAGGGTCGCCCGCGAGCGAGATAAGTGTGACCTCGACAGCCAGCGTGTGGCTCTGCCACGCTCGCGGCCCCCGACACTTTTTGCGCGGCCGGCTGTCGCGTATCGTATGTCCCCCAGCCTTCGGTCGGTCGCGCGGATCGTGGCCGCCCTGTTCAGTTCGGTCGTGTTGCTCGCTCCGCTGACGTTCGCTCTCCTCGTCGGCGGGGCCGTGACGGTGTTCGATCTCCTCGGCCTCGGGGCTCCGGAGCCGCTGGCACTCGCCGGGCCGTTCGTCGCCGGAGCGGTGGCGCTGTGGCTCGCCGTCGAGAGCGCGCTGGTCCAGCTGTACGGCCTCGCGGTGCTCGACCGCGGGCGGCCGATCCAGCGGCGGCTCCGGTACCTCGCGATCGGTGTCACCGTCGTCGCGAGCGTCGTCGCCATCGGTCGCTTCCTCGCGATGACGGTCCCGTGGGCGATCGAGAGCGGTTCGACGACCGTGCTGGTGCTCGCTGGCGCGCTGGTGCTCGCCGTCGTCGGAGCGTGCTATCGGACGGCCGCGGCCGCCAGGACGGGGTACGCGCGGGTCTCCCGACCGCAGACGGACGAGCCCCGAGAGTAGCGCTGTCATACTGCCGGCTGTACGTCTGTAAAGCATATCGCGAACCGGTGGTCGCGAACGTCTCGAAACAGTGACAGCCGGCAGTATCAGGCGCGCCACTCCAGCACCGTCGCCGCCCACGTGTAGCCCGTCCCGGCGGCCAGAAAGAGGACCACGTCTCCGTCGTCGAGCCACCCGCGGTTCCTAGCCTCGTGGGTCGCGAGCGCCTGGTCGACGCTCTGGACGTGGCCGTACTCCTCCAGGTACAGCTGGTCGCGCTCGCCCAGCCCGAACTGGTCACAGAGGTGGTCGTGGAACGACCGCTTCATGTGGGTGATGGCAGCGAAGTCGACGGCGGCGCGGTCGTAGCCCGAGGCGTCGAGGGCGTCGTCGGCCACCGCGAGGAAGTTCGGCAGACTCACCTCGGCGAGTCGCGCTTTCATCGACTCGTGGTCCGGGACGCGCAGGGAGTGGCGACCCTCCTCGACGGTCGTTTTCGAGGGAGGCTGGACGGTTCCACCCGCTGGGACGATCACGTCGCGCGAGAAGCTCCCGTCCGTGATCGCGGCGCTCTCCCGAACTGTCGCGAGGGCGCGCTCTCCGGCGTCCCGTTCGAGGACCATCGCGCTCGCTCCGCTCCCGAAGTTGAACATGAAGGAGGTGTCCGGGTCGTCGTAGTCGACGAGGTCCTCCTCGCGGCTCGCGGCGACCAGCAGCGCGCGGTCGATCGATCCGGCCGCGAGCTGTGCGGTCGCCTCTCGGATCGCGATCGGCGCGCCGGCACAGAGCGCGTAGCTCTCGCTGGCGTAGGCGTCGCTCGCGCCCAGCCGCTGGGCCACGTCCGCGGCGAGGCTCCAGACGACGTGGTCTTTCAGCTCGCTCCCGTGGTAGCTGACCAGATCGAAGGCCGCGGCGTCGACGCCAGCGTCGTCCAGCGCCCGGCGTCCCGCCTCGACACAGAGGTCGCTGGGCTGCTCGTCGCGCGCGACGCGCTTCTCGCTGACGCCCATCTTCTCGACGACGACCGACTCGGGGAGACCCGACCGCTCGGCGATCGTCGCGCCGGAGATCGTCGCTTCGGGCAACGCGACGGCGAGGCCGGTGCAGTGGACCGTCATCGGTCACCCCACAGCCGTTCCGGGAGGCTCCGGGCGACGGGTCCGCCCAGCCGCGAGCGGACCGTGCCGACGATGCCGTCGGGGACGTAGAGGACGAACAGGACGAAGACGATCCCGACGTAGAGGCTCGCGTGGCCGTTCAGCGCGGCCGTGATGAACCCTTCGACCGTGAGCCCGCCGACGAGTTCGGTCGTCAGGAACGCCTCGGAAAGCGTCTGTTCCAGATACGGGAGCAGGCCGCCGCCCTGACCCCGCTTCGAGAGGAACTCCCGGACGGTCTCGTCGAACAGGTGGCCCCAGAGCGGGCCGGCGAGGGTCCCGAACCCGCCGATGATGCTGGCAAGCAGCGCGTCGCCGCTGGTCAGGAAGTAGAACCCGGACTCGGGAGTCACGGAGCGTTTGAACCCCGCGAGCAGCCCGCCGGCGACGCCGCCGAAGAAGCCGCTGATCGCGAACGCGCCCAGCTTGTAGCGGAAGGTGTCGTAGCCGATGGCCTCGGCGCGTTCCTCGTTCTCGCGGATCGCGACCATGACCCGGCCAAAGGGCGAGTGGAGGATCCGCTGCATCGCCGCGAAGCACAGGAGGACGACGATCCCCACGGCGTAGAACGAGACCGTCGTCGTCCCGAGGGTGTGGCCCGCGATCGCCAGCGTGTCGCCGGTCAGCGTGCCCAGCGCGACGGTCAACTGATCGACGTAGGGCACCCCGAGCTCGAAGCCGCGGGCTCCGCTCAGCGCGATCCCGTCGCGGGGGTTCGAGCCGACGTAGTCCCAGTCCCGGACGAAGACGTAGAGTACCTGTGCGAAGCCGAGCGTGATCATCGCGAAGTAGACCCCGGTCAGCCTGAACGAGACCAGACCGATCACCACCGCGAGCACCGTCGCGAGGACCGCGCCGACGACGAGTGCGAGCAGGAACGGCGTCTCGGGGCCAAAGAGGGGGACTTTCCCGTTGGCGATCAGGAGGACGGTGTAGGCCCCGGTGCCGTAGAACGCCGCGTGGCCGAAAGAGAGGTAGCCGGTGTAGCCGCTGACGAAGTCGAACGACATCGCGAACAGCGAGAAGTACAGCACGGCGACCATCGTCTCCATCCGCGGGAGGACGGTGACGGCCACCTCGCCCAGTGGCGACTGGGTGAGGAGGTGATAGATCGCGGGGTAACACGCCAACAGCCCGACGACGACGAGATACACCTGGTGGCGCTCGACGGACGCGACCGGCCAGCTGGCCCGGACACGCCGTCGGATGGAGGTGCTGGCGCTAATGGCCCCCCACCTCCTCGACGCCGTAGATTCCCTGTGGACGGACGATCAGCGCCACGACGAGGATCATGAAGATGGCGACCTCCGGGAGCCAGGTCCACTCGACGACGACGTTCTGGAACCACCAGGTCGTCGTCGCGTCGACGAGGCCGACGATCAGCCCGCCCACGACCGTCCCCCGGAACGTGCCGAGCCCGCCGATGATGACGACGACGAACGCCGGCAACAGCGATTCGGCGGCGAGCGGGACGCTCGCTCCCCAGACCGGATCCCACATCAGGAGAGTCCCGGCGACGCCCGCGACGCCCGCCCCCAGCGCGAAGACGACGGTGAAGACGCGCCGAACGTCGATGCCGAGCGCCTCGGCCATCTCGCTGTCCTCGCTCCCGGCCCGGATGAACAGGCCGTAACGCGTGCGCGTGAGGAATCCCCAGATGGCAGCGACCGTCAGTGCGCCGAGGAGGATCTCGAACAGCGCGAGTCCGCGCACGGAGACCGGTCCGAGCGACTGGGACGTTTCCAGAAAGGCAGGGATCGTCCCGAGCGCCGCCTGCCACTCCGCGAGGGGCTGGAGGCCGTAGAAGCCGACGACGATCCGGGCCAGCTCTTCGAGCACGAGCGTCACGCCGAAGGTCAGCAGGATCTGGTAGATCAGCGGCCGATCGTACAGCGGCCGGATCAGGCTCACCTCGATGGAACCACCCAGTGCCGACAGCAGGCCGAAGACGACCGCCATCGCCACGAAAAACAGCGCCAGCCGAGCCCACGGCCCCGTTCCCTGTGCCACCGTCAGGACCATCACGAGGCCGCCGAGGTACGCGCCGATCATCGTCAGCGCACCGTGGGCGAAGTTCAGCACGCCCAGCAGCCCGAAGATCAGCGTCAGCCCGGCCGCGATCATGACGTAGATCGCCGCCTTCGAGAGCCCCTGGAGGACGACCTCCGCGAACGTGCTCGGCCGGACGAACTCGGCGAGGCCGTCGACGAAACCCACCTGCAAGAGGGCCTGCTGGACCAGTTCGAGCGCGAGCGTCATGCGGACAGGTACCTCCTGAGTCGGTCGTCGTCGGCCGACACCGCGTCGGCGTCGCCCTCGTCGACCACCCGCCCGTTGTCGAGGACGTAGAAGCGATCTGCCAGATCCAGCGCCAGCGGGAGGTTCTGCTCGACCAGCAGCATCGTCGTCTCGCTGGCGGCCGCGGCCAGTGCGTCGGCCACGTCTGCGACGATCTGGGGGGCGAGCCCCTCGCTGGGTTCGTCCACCAGCAGGAGGTCGTTGTCCCCGACCAGTCCGCGGCCGAGTGCGAGCATCTGCTGTTGGCCCCCCGAGAGCGTGCCGGCCGCCTGATCGCGGCGCTGTTCGAGGATCGGGAACGTCTCGAAGGCGATCGACAGCGCCTCGGCCACGTCGTCGCCGTCGGGCACCGACACGCGGAGGTTCTCCGCGACGCTCAGCTGCGAGAAGATCCGCCGGTCCTCGGGGATCCACCCGACGCCCATCTCCGCGACCTCGTGTGTCCGGCGGCCGACGAGATCGGTCCCGTCGTAGGTCACGCTCCCCGACCGCGGGGGCGTCAACTGGAGGATCGAGCGCAGCGTCGTCGTCTTCCCGACGCCGTTGCGACCCATCAGTGCGACCACGTCGCCGCGCTCGACCGACAGGGAGACGCCTTCGAGCACGTGGCTCTCGCCGTAGTACGTCTCGATGTCGGCCACGTCGAGCAGGGCCACGCTACGCGACCCCCTCGGGCTCGCCCGGTTCGTCGCCGTCTTCGGTCAGGTCGCCGGTCTCGTAGCCGCCGAGATAGGCCTCCTGGACGGCCGGATCGGCCCGAACGGCGTCCGGTTCGCCGTCGGCGATCACCGACCCCTGGTTCAGGACGACCACGCGGTCCGAGACCTCCATCACGATGTCCATGTTGTGCTCGACGAGCAGGACCGCGTGGTCTCGGGCCACGTCCTCGATAAGCGCGACGATGTCGTCGACGCTCTCGGAGCTGACACCGGCGTTCGGTTCGTCGAGCAAGAGCACGTCCGGGTCGCCGGCCAGCGCGATGGCCACTTCGAGTTGTCGGCCCGCTCCGTGGCTGAGGTTCTGTGCGAGATCGTCGGCCCGCTCGGACAGCCCGACCCGTTCGAGGATGTCGCGAGCCGCGGTCAGATCCGCCTCGTAGGCGTCGCTGGTCCGCCAGAACGTCGCCGCGTGGTCGCTGTGGGCCTGTACGGCGACCCTGACGTTTTCGAGTACCGTCGAGGTCGGGAAGACGTTCGTGATCTGGTACGAGCGGTGGACGCCGAGGCTCGCGATCTCGGCCGGGGGCGTCGCCGTCACGTCCACCCAGTCGCCGTCGTGGCGGAACTCGATCCGTCCGTCTGTCGGCTCCAGTGCGCCCGTCAGCAGGTCGAAGAACGTCGTCTTGCCCGCGCCGTTGGGGCCGATCAGCGAGCACAGCTCCGACCCGAGGTCGAAGTCGACGCCGTCGACCGCCGTGATACCGCCGAACCGCTTCGTGAGTCCCCGCGTCCTGAGCATGTTACAACGAGCAGTTCATGTCGTCGCTGTCTGCCGGAATCGTTACCTGGTCGCCGGAGATTCGGGCCAGGGGATCGCCGGGCTGGATGAGCGAGTCCCAGCTGTCGGCCCACTGGTCCTGTGTCGGAACGGGGTTGGCGACGGTCATCTCCGAACGGGCCTGGTTGTTGTACTCCTGGAAGGTGTAGCCGTTCTCGCCTTTCGGCGTGTCGGTGACAGTCATCCCCTTGAGCGCGCCCGTGATGTCGTCTGGGTCCGTCGAGCTGCCCTCGGTGACGGCCTGGTGGATCGCCGACGCGCCCGTGAACGTGCCTGCGGTAAAGAGGTCGGGAACGACGCCGTAGGCGTTCGTGTACGACTCGACGAAGGCGTCGTTGATCGGGTTGTCGTACTGGTTCCAGTGATAGCGCGTCGTGAACGGTCCCAGTCCCGCGCCCTCGATTTTCTCCTCTGTGAGCGGGTCGCCGAGCACGCGCTGCATCGTCTGGCCGACGACGGCGTTCGTGATCCGGGTGGCGAACCCGCCGAAGGCGCGATAGGAGTAGTCGCCCGAGAGGAAGGCGCTGAACAGGTTCGGGAGCGTCGCGACGGTGAACCCGCCGACGATCCCCTCCGCGCCCGCGTCTTCTGCGTTCTCCAGCAGCCCGTCCCACTCCGAGTACCCCTGGTTGACGAACCGCTCGCCGACGATCTCGATGCCCTCGGACTCCAGCACCGATCGGTAGTTGTTGACGACGGCCCGGCCGAAGCTGTAGTCCGCGCCGAACAGGTACACCTTCGATACGTCGGTCTCGGTGGCGACGTACCGGCCGCCAGAGCGGGCGTCCATCGCCGTGTTCTCGCTGGCACGGTACACCAGATCGCCGCAGGTCTCGCTCTCGGCGGTGATCCCCGCCGACGCCGCCGGCCCGACCATCATCGGGACCGACGACGCCTTCACGACGTTGGTGATGACACGCGAGGCCGCGCCCGAGGACGAACAGCCAAAGAGCATGTCGACGCCCTCGTTGCTCACCAGATCCGTCGCGGCCGACTGCGCGCCGTCGGCGGTGAACTCCGTGTCGCGGACGATCAGCTCGTACTCCACGTCGCCGGCCGAGACTGTCGTCGTCCCGGTGCCCACGTCGGTGGGCGGATCGGCGTCGGCCTTGTACGCGAGCCCGGAGAGCAGTCCCCAGAGGCCCTGCTGACCGTAGTACGCCAGGTCCCCCGAGAGCGGCTGGAGGACACCGATCGAGAGCCGTTGCGAACTCGACTGTGTCGTCGACGTGTCTTGCATGTTTGTCTCCGTGTCGCCGCCGTCGCCACTCGCCTCCGTGTCGCCGTCACCACCGTCGCCGGTACAGCCCGCGAGCGCGACGACGCCCGCACCACCGAGCGATCGGATCGCACGCCGTCTCGTGACAGTCAGGTCCATAACGAATAATGACTAGCTCCACAGCCACAAAGCCACGAAGGTTTACATGTTAACGAGGGCGGGAGCGCTACTCGATGTCGTCCAGCGCCGTGACGACGCGGTGGATCATCTTCCGTTGCCCCCGACGGAGGTTCTTCGAGACCGCCGGCTTGGAGACGCCGAACTCGTCGGCCAGGCTCCCGAGGGTGGCGTCGCGCGGCGTCTCGAAGTAGCCACTGGAGACGGCGGCTTCCAGGGTCTCGCGTTCGGTGTCCGAGAGGTCCTGGCACCCCTCGATCAGCGTCATCGCCGCCCCGGCGTTTTGCACCAGATCACCCATCTCCGGGAGGGAGGTGTCGGTGCGCTCGACGACCTCGTACTCGTTGTTCCGGTCGAGCTCCGAGAGGGCGCTGTCGGCCTCGCTACTCGCGTCGAATCCGACGTGCCAGACCTCGCTCCCGTCCTCGATGTAGAAGGGGCCGGTGACGTAGCCGTCGTTGCTCCTGATCGTCGCCATCGCGTCGGTCTCGGCGATGACCGTCCTGATCTGGGCGACGTTGTCGCGCCGCGCTACGAGCGAGCAGTCGTTCATGTTCCCGTGGTCGCGCAGCGTTTCGAGCCCCACGGAGAGCTCCTCTCGGTCGGCCCCCTCCACGACCATTCGCGTCT
Above is a genomic segment from Halomicrobium sp. LC1Hm containing:
- a CDS encoding ABC transporter ATP-binding protein, which gives rise to MLRTRGLTKRFGGITAVDGVDFDLGSELCSLIGPNGAGKTTFFDLLTGALEPTDGRIEFRHDGDWVDVTATPPAEIASLGVHRSYQITNVFPTSTVLENVRVAVQAHSDHAATFWRTSDAYEADLTAARDILERVGLSERADDLAQNLSHGAGRQLEVAIALAGDPDVLLLDEPNAGVSSESVDDIVALIEDVARDHAVLLVEHNMDIVMEVSDRVVVLNQGSVIADGEPDAVRADPAVQEAYLGGYETGDLTEDGDEPGEPEGVA
- a CDS encoding helix-turn-helix domain-containing protein, with protein sequence MIELSMDVEQYDCPFIDTTADHALTFSAVHWDFDRRTRELETRMVVEGADREELSVGLETLRDHGNMNDCSLVARRDNVAQIRTVIAETDAMATIRSNDGYVTGPFYIEDGSEVWHVGFDASSEADSALSELDRNNEYEVVERTDTSLPEMGDLVQNAGAAMTLIEGCQDLSDTERETLEAAVSSGYFETPRDATLGSLADEFGVSKPAVSKNLRRGQRKMIHRVVTALDDIE
- a CDS encoding ABC transporter substrate-binding protein — encoded protein: MDLTVTRRRAIRSLGGAGVVALAGCTGDGGDGDTEASGDGGDTETNMQDTSTTQSSSQRLSIGVLQPLSGDLAYYGQQGLWGLLSGLAYKADADPPTDVGTGTTTVSAGDVEYELIVRDTEFTADGAQSAATDLVSNEGVDMLFGCSSSGAASRVITNVVKASSVPMMVGPAASAGITAESETCGDLVYRASENTAMDARSGGRYVATETDVSKVYLFGADYSFGRAVVNNYRSVLESEGIEIVGERFVNQGYSEWDGLLENAEDAGAEGIVGGFTVATLPNLFSAFLSGDYSYRAFGGFATRITNAVVGQTMQRVLGDPLTEEKIEGAGLGPFTTRYHWNQYDNPINDAFVESYTNAYGVVPDLFTAGTFTGASAIHQAVTEGSSTDPDDITGALKGMTVTDTPKGENGYTFQEYNNQARSEMTVANPVPTQDQWADSWDSLIQPGDPLARISGDQVTIPADSDDMNCSL
- a CDS encoding branched-chain amino acid ABC transporter permease, which translates into the protein MYLVVVGLLACYPAIYHLLTQSPLGEVAVTVLPRMETMVAVLYFSLFAMSFDFVSGYTGYLSFGHAAFYGTGAYTVLLIANGKVPLFGPETPFLLALVVGAVLATVLAVVIGLVSFRLTGVYFAMITLGFAQVLYVFVRDWDYVGSNPRDGIALSGARGFELGVPYVDQLTVALGTLTGDTLAIAGHTLGTTTVSFYAVGIVVLLCFAAMQRILHSPFGRVMVAIRENEERAEAIGYDTFRYKLGAFAISGFFGGVAGGLLAGFKRSVTPESGFYFLTSGDALLASIIGGFGTLAGPLWGHLFDETVREFLSKRGQGGGLLPYLEQTLSEAFLTTELVGGLTVEGFITAALNGHASLYVGIVFVLFVLYVPDGIVGTVRSRLGGPVARSLPERLWGDR
- a CDS encoding ABC transporter ATP-binding protein — translated: MALLDVADIETYYGESHVLEGVSLSVERGDVVALMGRNGVGKTTTLRSILQLTPPRSGSVTYDGTDLVGRRTHEVAEMGVGWIPEDRRIFSQLSVAENLRVSVPDGDDVAEALSIAFETFPILEQRRDQAAGTLSGGQQQMLALGRGLVGDNDLLLVDEPSEGLAPQIVADVADALAAAASETTMLLVEQNLPLALDLADRFYVLDNGRVVDEGDADAVSADDDRLRRYLSA
- a CDS encoding branched-chain amino acid ABC transporter permease is translated as MTLALELVQQALLQVGFVDGLAEFVRPSTFAEVVLQGLSKAAIYVMIAAGLTLIFGLLGVLNFAHGALTMIGAYLGGLVMVLTVAQGTGPWARLALFFVAMAVVFGLLSALGGSIEVSLIRPLYDRPLIYQILLTFGVTLVLEELARIVVGFYGLQPLAEWQAALGTIPAFLETSQSLGPVSVRGLALFEILLGALTVAAIWGFLTRTRYGLFIRAGSEDSEMAEALGIDVRRVFTVVFALGAGVAGVAGTLLMWDPVWGASVPLAAESLLPAFVVVIIGGLGTFRGTVVGGLIVGLVDATTTWWFQNVVVEWTWLPEVAIFMILVVALIVRPQGIYGVEEVGGH
- a CDS encoding 3-oxoacyl-ACP synthase, giving the protein MTVHCTGLAVALPEATISGATIAERSGLPESVVVEKMGVSEKRVARDEQPSDLCVEAGRRALDDAGVDAAAFDLVSYHGSELKDHVVWSLAADVAQRLGASDAYASESYALCAGAPIAIREATAQLAAGSIDRALLVAASREEDLVDYDDPDTSFMFNFGSGASAMVLERDAGERALATVRESAAITDGSFSRDVIVPAGGTVQPPSKTTVEEGRHSLRVPDHESMKARLAEVSLPNFLAVADDALDASGYDRAAVDFAAITHMKRSFHDHLCDQFGLGERDQLYLEEYGHVQSVDQALATHEARNRGWLDDGDVVLFLAAGTGYTWAATVLEWRA